The proteins below are encoded in one region of Shewanella putrefaciens:
- the rmf gene encoding ribosome modulation factor — protein sequence MKRQKRDRLDRAFSKGFQAGVGGRSKELCPYANLDSRSQWLGGWREGVDGRVNGLFNK from the coding sequence ATGAAAAGACAAAAACGAGATCGTTTAGATAGAGCTTTTTCCAAAGGATTCCAAGCTGGTGTAGGTGGGCGCTCTAAGGAGCTCTGTCCTTATGCAAATCTTGATTCGCGATCGCAGTGGTTGGGCGGTTGGCGTGAAGGTGTGGATGGCCGAGTTAATGGGTTATTTAACAAGTGA
- a CDS encoding DUF3466 family protein — translation MKLKLDNALSLVALGVLGVLNSAHAAPVYEIVNIDNYDLKGTLEGTRNGYALGVNANDELVGISKGKKKLSTADVEDGVIDVEDGIAPEESITYSITEPIIANNFTFVAKENDDTSNPWLPTFDSINGTTVPSDTSVINSVDTFYYGINDAGVKVGSMTSPEKKTENTATTDVTDDYWYYRDFEFRGVVKTADAEIPLPPPYTQYVKDDKTVELGGWSAASAVNNNNLVVGYASTDISKYGGDRVTYCLSSDNTLPLDVCVQREQYPNKSGTRNIQYQTRAYVWQIDNGVATGTTLPLGLTPASGSTLTFTAQALGVNDNGVVVGRSHVYRNNNTDKLRQDAAYWSKDTDGNYQYHWIKMGDSISNSIAYDINDDGIVVGSYRSYIQGYLRDKFFYFDINTPDVGYVTPNDFATKLTDLSSKPKDINNKGQVVGYIETTYDKEKPRPKAGFLYEKSTGEFSDLNTLLTCESKGYEKGSDGNWVRHEVEVQDGSGELLTYKSDILVVEASSINEDGTIVGTAFIRKPSYQFDDKGNLIIGENGKPLFELSGNGDPVTAYIPRMVVLKPTTNGEACTVDDSTEAGNYERKGAASLAWLLALPLIWFRRRKG, via the coding sequence ATGAAGTTAAAGTTGGATAACGCCCTGTCCTTGGTTGCCTTAGGTGTCCTTGGCGTATTGAATAGTGCCCATGCCGCACCTGTCTATGAAATTGTTAATATTGACAATTATGACCTGAAAGGCACGCTCGAAGGGACGCGTAACGGTTATGCTTTAGGCGTCAATGCAAATGATGAATTAGTCGGCATTTCAAAGGGTAAGAAAAAGCTCAGCACCGCCGATGTTGAAGATGGTGTGATTGATGTTGAAGATGGTATCGCACCTGAAGAAAGCATTACATATTCTATTACAGAGCCAATTATTGCCAATAACTTTACCTTTGTAGCTAAGGAAAACGATGATACATCTAATCCTTGGTTACCGACTTTTGATAGCATTAATGGCACTACAGTTCCAAGTGACACTAGCGTGATTAATTCCGTCGATACTTTTTACTATGGTATCAATGATGCGGGGGTCAAAGTCGGAAGTATGACTTCCCCCGAAAAGAAAACCGAAAATACTGCAACCACAGATGTCACGGATGATTATTGGTATTACCGTGACTTTGAATTCCGCGGCGTGGTGAAAACGGCTGACGCTGAAATTCCATTACCACCACCTTACACTCAATATGTCAAAGACGATAAAACCGTTGAATTAGGCGGTTGGTCTGCAGCATCGGCGGTGAATAACAATAATCTTGTTGTGGGTTATGCGAGTACCGATATCAGCAAATATGGTGGCGATCGTGTTACTTATTGCCTAAGTTCGGATAATACCTTGCCGTTAGATGTGTGTGTGCAACGCGAGCAATATCCAAATAAAAGCGGCACACGTAATATCCAATATCAGACCCGCGCCTATGTATGGCAAATTGATAACGGTGTCGCCACTGGCACGACGTTACCTTTAGGGCTCACGCCTGCAAGCGGTAGTACGTTAACTTTCACCGCCCAAGCCCTAGGTGTGAATGATAATGGTGTTGTCGTTGGACGCTCGCACGTATACCGCAATAACAATACCGATAAACTGCGCCAGGACGCTGCCTATTGGTCTAAAGATACCGACGGTAACTATCAATACCACTGGATTAAAATGGGCGATTCTATCTCGAATTCGATTGCCTATGATATTAACGATGATGGCATTGTGGTAGGTAGTTATCGCAGTTATATCCAAGGATATTTACGCGATAAATTCTTTTATTTTGATATAAATACCCCTGATGTTGGCTATGTCACTCCGAATGATTTTGCGACAAAACTAACGGATCTTTCGAGTAAGCCTAAGGATATCAATAATAAAGGCCAAGTCGTTGGTTATATTGAAACGACCTATGATAAAGAAAAGCCTCGCCCTAAGGCTGGTTTTCTCTATGAAAAATCCACGGGTGAATTTAGCGACTTAAATACCTTACTCACCTGCGAATCGAAAGGTTATGAGAAAGGTAGCGATGGTAATTGGGTTCGTCATGAGGTCGAAGTACAAGATGGTTCTGGTGAACTACTGACGTATAAAAGTGATATCTTGGTCGTAGAGGCATCAAGTATTAATGAAGATGGCACTATTGTCGGGACCGCTTTTATTCGTAAGCCCTCATACCAGTTTGATGATAAGGGAAATTTGATTATTGGTGAAAATGGCAAACCCCTATTTGAATTGAGCGGTAATGGCGATCCTGTGACAGCTTATATTCCACGTATGGTAGTACTTAAGCCAACCACCAATGGAGAGGCTTGTACCGTAGATGATAGTACAGAGGCGGGTAACTATGAGCGTAAGGGCGCCGCGTCTTTGGCTTGGTTGCTTGCCTTACCACTGATTTGGTTCCGTCGCCGCAAAGGCTAG
- a CDS encoding ABC transporter ATP-binding protein, whose protein sequence is MSLVRINNGSLAYGYTPLLQNADFTIERGERVCIVGRNGAGKSSLLKILDREVLLDEGEFNIDGNVTVSRLQQDPPKAEQGTVYAYIAAGLKEVGEALERYHQLSHDVAHASPEMMDRMLNEMQSLQETLDHYNGWQLDSRIQQNCELLGLDPDKSLSELSGGWQRKVALARALVSEPDLLLLDEPTNHLDIDTIEWLEKFLLDYQGAIVFISHDRGFIARMATRIVDLDRGVVTSWPGNYQAYLDGKQEWLRVEADKNALFDKRLADEEVWIRQGVKARRTRNEGRVRALKALRQERSERLNRQGNAKMAVAETERSGKLVFDVKDLNYNLPDKNLVKNFNTTVIRGDRIALIGPNGCGKSTLIKLLIEKLQPQSGEVKVGTKLEIAYFDQYREALDPEQTVEDNVGEGKKTITINGQDRHILSYLQDFLFSPMRARTPVKALSGGEKNRLLLAKLLIRPANLIILDEPTNDLDIETLELLESLLTEYQGTLLLVSHDRAFIDNTVTSSWWYAGNGHWSEYVGGYQDAVDQGAKFYSEEPSSLKTVEAPATPTKAVEVKAAEPVKAVKKLSYKLQRELESLPNVMEQLEEDILALQTTIGNPDFYSQAQDKVNQVLSQLADKEKQLEVCFERWEELESLK, encoded by the coding sequence TTGAGTCTGGTTCGTATCAATAATGGCTCTTTAGCCTATGGTTACACGCCGCTACTGCAGAATGCGGATTTTACAATTGAACGCGGTGAGCGAGTGTGTATTGTTGGGCGCAATGGTGCTGGCAAGTCGAGCTTATTGAAGATTTTAGACCGTGAGGTGCTGCTGGATGAGGGTGAATTTAACATTGATGGCAATGTGACTGTTAGCCGTTTACAGCAAGATCCGCCTAAAGCCGAACAAGGGACAGTGTATGCCTATATTGCCGCAGGCCTTAAGGAAGTGGGTGAGGCGCTTGAACGTTATCACCAGCTGTCACACGATGTAGCCCATGCCTCCCCTGAAATGATGGATCGCATGCTCAATGAAATGCAGAGCCTGCAGGAAACCTTAGACCATTACAATGGTTGGCAATTAGATTCGCGCATCCAACAAAATTGCGAGCTGTTAGGCTTAGATCCCGATAAATCCTTAAGCGAACTATCCGGTGGTTGGCAACGTAAGGTGGCATTGGCACGCGCACTGGTGAGTGAGCCTGATCTATTGCTGCTCGATGAACCGACCAACCACTTAGACATTGATACCATTGAGTGGTTAGAAAAATTTCTACTCGATTATCAAGGTGCCATTGTTTTTATCAGCCATGACAGGGGCTTTATTGCCCGTATGGCAACACGAATAGTGGATTTAGACCGCGGAGTTGTTACCTCGTGGCCGGGCAATTATCAAGCTTACCTTGATGGTAAGCAGGAGTGGCTACGGGTCGAAGCGGATAAAAATGCATTATTTGATAAACGCCTAGCCGATGAAGAAGTGTGGATCCGCCAAGGCGTGAAGGCCAGACGTACTCGAAATGAAGGCCGAGTGCGTGCACTCAAGGCTTTGCGTCAAGAACGCAGCGAGCGTTTAAATCGTCAGGGTAACGCCAAAATGGCGGTGGCTGAAACCGAGCGTTCTGGTAAGTTAGTATTTGATGTTAAAGACTTAAATTACAATTTGCCCGATAAAAATCTGGTTAAGAACTTTAATACTACAGTGATCCGGGGTGACCGTATCGCCCTAATTGGTCCAAACGGTTGTGGTAAATCAACACTGATTAAGTTGTTGATTGAAAAGCTACAACCCCAGTCTGGCGAAGTGAAAGTCGGCACTAAGTTAGAAATTGCCTATTTTGACCAATACCGTGAAGCCTTAGATCCTGAGCAGACCGTTGAAGATAACGTCGGCGAAGGTAAAAAAACCATTACGATCAATGGCCAAGATCGCCATATATTAAGCTACTTGCAGGATTTTTTATTCTCGCCTATGCGAGCGAGAACGCCGGTAAAAGCCCTTTCCGGTGGCGAGAAGAACCGTTTATTGCTGGCTAAATTATTGATCCGCCCTGCAAACCTTATCATTCTCGACGAACCGACAAACGATCTTGATATCGAGACCCTAGAATTGCTAGAGTCGCTGCTAACCGAATATCAGGGCACATTGTTATTGGTCAGCCATGATAGGGCGTTTATCGATAACACTGTCACAAGTAGCTGGTGGTATGCCGGTAACGGCCACTGGAGTGAATATGTGGGGGGCTATCAGGATGCGGTCGATCAGGGAGCAAAGTTTTATTCTGAGGAACCTAGTTCATTAAAGACGGTCGAAGCTCCAGCGACACCCACTAAAGCGGTGGAAGTCAAGGCGGCCGAACCTGTTAAAGCAGTGAAAAAACTGTCTTACAAGTTACAACGTGAATTAGAATCGTTGCCCAATGTGATGGAACAGTTAGAGGAAGATATCCTTGCACTGCAAACCACTATCGGCAATCCCGATTTTTACAGTCAGGCGCAAGATAAAGTCAATCAGGTATTAAGCCAGTTGGCGGATAAAGAAAAGCAATTGGAAGTTTGCTTCGAGCGATGGGAAGAGCTTGAGTCACTGAAGTAA
- a CDS encoding glutaredoxin family protein codes for MPELPLDPKSESQQVYVLYHTEGCHLCELAAELLAKTGIAFQAIDICDDEILAERYSVSIPVVKAWDGRCLFWPFNATQLQDFLGA; via the coding sequence ATGCCTGAATTGCCACTAGACCCTAAGTCTGAATCGCAGCAGGTTTATGTGCTATACCACACAGAGGGATGCCATCTGTGTGAATTAGCCGCCGAACTGCTCGCCAAGACGGGGATTGCATTTCAAGCCATCGATATTTGCGATGATGAAATATTAGCGGAGCGTTATAGCGTGTCGATCCCTGTTGTGAAAGCATGGGACGGACGCTGCCTATTTTGGCCATTTAACGCAACACAATTACAAGATTTTTTAGGAGCTTAG